One Glycine max cultivar Williams 82 chromosome 8, Glycine_max_v4.0, whole genome shotgun sequence genomic window, GAAAGGTCTTGGGCAAGTAGGGGTGAGAATAGGTTAGGCCAGATCAGGCTTTGaaaggcctgagcctagcctacgatgaatctttgaggcTTGAGTCTGGTCTTAGCCTatcaaatgtttttattttgactcggcctgacctttttaaaagtctggCTGACCTaatagcctttttaaaagccttatacacaataaatatttaatattttatgaagtAGGAACATAAcaagaaagttaaaaaaaaaaggaagtcaatcaaaataatgaagAATATAAAAGGACACATAATTgacacctaaattgtaattaaagtccttgattataggaatagaagttaaggctgatagtttaaaaaaaaattaattgtatctaaaaaataatattatatattggtaccaaaaattatatatatatataggccggccTATCAGGCTTGTAAGGCTTTTTAATAGGCCTAAGCCttgtctatttaatttaatagactttTAAAGAAGTCTAagcctaaccttttaattaaataggtcagttcAAGTCAGGTTTTATGTAGTCCAGGTCGTAGGCCCCTGTAGGCCGGCCtaacctattcccacccctatgTGCAAATGAAGAGATCTAAGACTCACCGTAAGTAAACTAAGGATTCAaattagattttatattttcttacaagaatttgtttctataattttaataaaaattagtgaGTGTTCTCAAATcttataagaaaacaaaaagtttattaaaataacGTTAAGAAttcaacttaaaaaagaaataaaaaaaacatttataaatcGACCAAATGAATTTTtgattctttatctttttttttatttagatcatttatcttttaaaaagtttattttttttatctctttaaaaATGATTCTTCTATCAATTTAAAGTTAACACATGCAACAACTTTTAGCCGCCACAACATAAACAAActcaaattttcaaattgaaaatgACAAACCCtaatttccaaattgaaaatcacAAAGTGAATTATGCTTTTCTTCCTCTTCGAGCTTCTTCCAAGCCGGTCGGTCAACAAGGCTTCCCTCCCCAACATGTTTTATATTATGAGATTTTGAGAGTTGAAACTTGGTGTTGCGTTTTAGATCCATAACATTCTAAGATCTTGGGACATTTTGCGCATTTGAATCTTCGTATGAGATCCCAAACCTAGTGTTGCATTTTTGACAAATTTGGGTAGTTGGGTTTTTGGTTGAGATTGAGGTGGCAATGTGATGGTCGTGCCCCACTGGTCTTGGTGTGTTGGCCACACAGTCGGTTCCATCGTCCATGGTGAAGCGGAAGAACTTATGCAAATGAGAATTGCTTTATGGGATAATGACGTCATAACATGTGGAGAAGAGGATCCACACATTCCCAAAATGGAAGAGTTCATCGATGCGGTCGACCAGGAGGAGGTTATGCGACTTGAGGTCtcaagagagagaagaaaaaagaagagaagttgAAAGGTGAAGAAAAAACTTTCATTTTGTGGCAACTTTAACCGctaatacatttattttattaacaacgtTAACTTTAAACTAATCGAATGATcattttgaatcaattttaaaagataaaataatcaaaatgaatatttaaaaaaataaaataaaaaacaaaaaaaacaaaacaagtaagataaaagattaaatagaTCATTTGaccttataaatttataataatttttcttaataatttgtAATCTATAAAGAAAAGTGAGTTAAGAAATAAGGTCTTActaaaagaactaaaaaaaagatgTATTTATTGTATAGATAACATgagaacattaaaaaaattatcaacatcACAATTCTATAGATTTCAATAAAAgtctttctttatttaattttttaatcagtaTTTAAGAAATAAGAAGCGTCACCATGACACGTTCATTCATttgttttatgtataaaaatttgGAGCAATTGCCATTTGGCTGTGCTTTTCACTCTTTCTCTCACATCTCcctatttcttttctctctcattcGTTTACAAGTCACAACCCACCTTGGATTGTTTTTCTGCGACCAAAGCACGAACTTACACACACACAGACTCCGACTTGTGTTGTGAAAACCTTTGTGCATTACCCGAcgcttcttcttttcttgttttcgCTCCAAAACCCATTGCTTCAATCACTAATACTCCACTTTCAGATCGGGGTGTGTCTCTCTCCAACACGCACAAAAAAaggttcttctcttcttttttctgaCGAAATTTTATTCCTTATACCATACTCTTTCTTTTCCATGgtgtttttctcttcaaattttgaaatttgatcaCTGCATGTGGGAAACGAATACTGGGCTCGTTTGATCTCACACCCTTTTGTTCTTCAGATATTTTTAGGATACTTTTCCTTTTGGTGTTTCAATAGTGATGCTGAATTTGTTGCATGCAAATGGGTTTTCTTTTGAAAGATTTGGTTTTGAATTCTGGGTGTTTTTCTTCATTGTCTTCTGCTTCTGAATTTGTGTGCTTTTCAATTTTTGATTTCCCTGATATTCTAATGCTGATGTTTTAAAGGGCATTTGTGTGTTTGACTTTTGAATATGAGGTTTTGGGTTTTGTTGGAGACTTAATTTAGGTGACTGTGTATTTCAGCCTGCATGCAAGGCATCGATGTTCTAATGaccctttttaaaataatctgtaaagaaatgaaaaaaaagttgcTTTTATTTGGTCTCTAAGAAGGGTACCTGTAAggtttctcattttcatttgctTGAATTTATCAGTGCTTCAGTGAATTTTTAGTCTGACATAATCACCAGGTTTTATTTGCTTGCCCTTATAGAATTATCCTCTGTTTCAATTTTCAAGTTCATTTATGAAGttgatttaatttttgtctttaggtcttcattttttcttcatttttttttcaatttatttggtGCAGTGGATAAAACAGACTAACAATACTGtaacttttttcttgtttgcttggtctcatttttttaatggaaatgAAATGTGCCCTGCTGCTAAATTACAaaatctctcatttttttccttgGTCTGGTTTGAGTTTTGcattatatattgaaaattattttcttcacaGGAAATTGCAACTTTGCCAACTGCATGTACTTCATGATATGATGTTTGACAAAAAGTTTTGAATTCTTGCTTCCCTGCAATTGACGGTTTCCTTTTGTCCGTTTCAATGCATGTTAGGCATGTAGGTTATTGTGGATCCTAAGATGGTGATTATTAATTCTGTATTAATTAGCTTCTGATTTTCTGGGGCAGGATTTGAAGATTTGGATAAGTTGCTTTCAGTCTtgaagtactaaaaaagttgaGTGTGAGGTGTGAAGTGAATTTTAACAGTGATAATTGGTAAATGGGGACCCAAACTATGGGGACtcatggtggtggtggagaCAGTAATGGGAAACAGTCACCACTCCAGCCTCTGGTGCGGCAAAACTCAATGTACAGTCTCACACTTGATGAGGTTCAGAATCAATTGGGCGATTTGGGGAAGCCGCTAACTAGTATGAACATTGATGAGCTTCTAAAAAATGTGTGGACCGCTGAGGCAAGTCAGACCATTGGTATGGACAATGAGGGCACAGCACAAGCTAGTCAAGCTTCTCTGCAGCGTCAGGCTAGTCTGTCATTAACCGGTGCACTAAGCAAGAAGACTGTAGATGAGGTTTGGAGAGATATCCAACAAAACAAAATCGTAGGGGAGAAGAAGTTCCAAGACAGACATCCTACTTTGGGAGAAATGACATTGGAGGATTTCTTGGTGAAAGCAGGTGTTGTTGCAGGTGCAtcttctaatagaacaaataCCAGTACTATAGCTGGAGTTGATTCAAACGTGGCAGTACCACAGTTTCCTTCACAAGCACAGTGGATACAATATCCACAAGCACAATATCAGCATCCACCACAAAGTTTAATGGGGATGTATATGCCTAGCCAAGGTATGGTACAGCCATTACACATGGGGGCTGGAGCTTCATTAGATGTTTCGTTTGCAGATAATCAGATGGCAATGCCATCGTCTCTGATGGGAACAATGTCAGATACGCAGACTCCTGGAAGAAAAAAGAGCACTTCTGAGGACATGATAGAGAAGACTGTTGAGAGGAGACAGAAAAGGATGATAAAAAATCGGGAATCTGCTGCCCGTTCAAGAGCAAGGAAACAGGtgatctttctttctttattttgagtGACATGTTATCTAAGTCCTTATCCTTTAATTGGTTTTTTCCGTAGTAAAAACCCTAAACCTGAATCATGTTATAAACAGGCATACACAAATGAATTGGAGAATAAAGTCTCGCGCCTGGAAGAGGAAAATGAAAGGCTGAGGAAACGAAAGGTTAGATTCTGCTTTGAAGTTCTAATTTAATTGCCTTAAGTGTGTTTTGCTGTTAATTGAAATTCCTGCATATACCTTCAGTCCCAAGATTGAGTAGTTTCTCCTTTTGCAGAGTATATTTTCAGAATAAGATAGGAGACTAGACAATCttagtttcaattattattttatgctttttgtAGAGATAGGAAACTCTGCATATTATATTCGTTAAACAAGACATGAACTAACAAGTATTAAGAAATTATCTTTGACCATGAAATATGTTTTGCTCAATTTCCTTGAGACCATActttactcacaatttgaagtGCCATGCAGTTGGTTGATTTGTTTCTTATGTGACTTGGTAATTAAATCAGATATTTGAATGCCAATAACAACTTCTTTGCTGCATGAGTTTCTAGTCTTTAAGTGTATGATTTTGGTAGCTGGCAACTTGTAATTAATCTTCAGAAACTTCTTATTATACAGTATGGTGTGTTGAAAAGGAAATTCAATACACACATGGAAAATTGCTCATTGATTAATTTTTCTGGGAGGAAATATTATTAGACAACAATTCTAAATTAAGGGGAACTGGGGAAGAATGGTTTCTCCTTTGTTTGATACTAGTTTATCTTTGTTTTCTCCTTTGTTTTAATGACggggaaaatttatttttcctttatctattttcttttattcattcatttccATTCTGTTTTTTAGATGTGCAGATGCATTTCAATCATTTTAAACATGTTTCTTACTCTAGGCCCCTTCCAAAAGATTAAGCATAGAAACATAGTAGATCAGTATAAATACTTTGGTATAACTGTTTAGATATTTTGACTGGCAGGATGATACATTCACACGATtgttagatatttttatttctacatTATCAATCAAGACAAAAGGCACCTCTTTCCTTCCAGCTTTTGCATTATCCTTCTGTTTTAGGATATTTATAGAAATAACTTGTTTCTGTTGACTGTGATGCACCGTGATTTTGCAGCTGTCATTAATCAGTACATTGTGGATTGACTCTATTCTGGCTAACATTATAataatctgatttttttttatatatttctggATTTAgagtttgattaattttaatttataattggtAAATCATGTAATCAAATGAATTTTACTTTTCTGCATATATGTCATCCAAGTCTGGAATATTGAGTGACATGAGAATGTCAGAATCAGTAACCCTGCTTATATTTTACTTTGTCATATAGTGGCTTTTAGGTTGATTGCACTTCTGCTGTGAACAACaaaattttttagttatggCAAATCATTGATCTATCACTGTGGGTTTGTGTCCATTGGATTATGGAATTTGGGGGTTAGTTTGGACTCtcataattgattttggtttattGGAATGGAATAGGAATGCACTTGGTATAGTGGAATAAAATAGGAATGCACATTGATCAATATCATATCCTAGAAATACTTTGTAAAGATTGTTTTATATTATCGTTATATCACTTTTCTcctcttctttgtttttttgggtAAATCCTTTATGGGTGGTACCAGAGCTGTGCAAGGGGATATGTCTTTATGATGATTACGATGCTTTTGAATTCTTCAGTGTCAATTTGAGGACATTTTGACATGCCAATGTTTTCACTCTTGTTAATGATAactgtttttgtttaattagaCATTTGAACTTTAgtggtttttgacttttatcATATACATTAATTTATGGAACAATAAAAGTTTGCCGCTTGAAGGATCAATCACGAGCAAATCTTATGACATGaatgaaattcaaatattcaatgAATCATTACAAAAACAGCATTGCTAACATGATGTCTTTTTATCAGGATGTATCCTTCTTGATCTCACTGCTCTAGCTTGGACAGTTATGTAAGATTTTTTCAGGAAAATATTTGAGTCAGGTTTTTAATGTTGTGATAAAGAAACAGAAATGAACTGGTGAAAGTCTCACACAACTCtgatattttttcctttccctATGAAGATACTACTATTAATCTTTTACAAAATTTGCCTCTCATGCCAATGCCTTGTGATGTTTTAGCTATATAGAGCAGTTACTTGtcaccaaacaaaaatattactttcatgCACTACTGGAGTGCCATATCTTGAACTATGccttggatttttttttgctgCTTCCTCAATAAACTAGGCTTTTTGGGTAGTGAGATGGGGGGCTTTGATTTACTAGCTTTACATTCCTTACTCCTTGTTGCACAATTGAAGTTAATTTAACAAagatattgaattataattcctTCATACAGCTGTACTATACAAAATCTCATTGCATGTATTCAGATTGTGAGCATGAtgactttttactttttaaaatcatGGGAACACATTCACTGCTCATTCATTTGTACATGCTTACTTTCTAATTGCTATAATATTAGACTGACTAGTTTATAACTTTTCCTCCTCAACTTGCAGGAGCTAGAGCAGATGTTGTCATGTGCACCCCCTCCTGAACCTAAATATCAACTTCGCCGAATAGCATCAGCTCCATTCTGAGATCTGTACCTAGTTGTAGCGGTTTGTATATTTGAGTATCAGGGAATTCTCCTTGTGGATTACTGTGTGGTTGAATCCAGTATGTCAAGAATAGCTATGTGATGCATTTGCATCCAATGACTTGCTTTTAATTGTTAAGTTCTTTATAACTCCTCTGTGAAGGttctttagaaaaaaatgtaaaatattgtAGTTTTACCATTCACAATATAGCCCTTTTAATAATGCCTTGAGGTACTTTTACGATTTGGGGATGACAAAATTGTGGGGTCTTGCCATTTTTCAAGATATGGGAAAATAGGGCCACTGTTTAATATTCACTGCAGAGATGAGCATCATCAATTACTAATTACTAATCATGTGAGATAGAATCATGGGTTCAGTTTATTGTAACTTTTTCTAACTCCTTTCTTTCCATTGAGGAAGAGAATCAGTCAGTTCAATGTTGCGTTTAAAACATGCATTAAATGAGAGATTTAGATGAGGAcaaaatttcatatgcattCTTAGATacaatttcatatgcatttttgGTATTGTTTTCTAACAAGATTTGAAGTTTCACCTCGGTAATCTGCGGAATAGAAGTTTCTATTAAAGGCCAACATAGATTATTAAGGTGATATTCTAATTTTGATTGAAGAACAACATTAAGGATGTATTTGATTTAgaggatgaaaataaaagagatttttttttttaattagagtgTAAAATGTGAGTCTCACAAAAAAGATACAAAATTTTTCTCCAATATTATTTATGTCTTCTAAAACAAACACACCCTAAAAGTATGTGAAATTGTATCTGAGTTTTATCCTTTACATGATTTactcaaaataatttgaatgcAGATATatgccaaagaagagaaaagatgtAGCAGCAAAGATGGCTTTGATTTTACAAAGGGTATTGTGCCGGCATTTCTTTTCACGGCAAAAGGTGGCTTTGATTTTACAAGGGGTATCGTACCACACCATCCTTTTTCACCTCAAAGGTGTCTTTTATTTCAGACATCATGAAAGCCCGAACCAGCATTAGCCTTTTACTTTAGGACAAAGATGATGCTCcacaaattaacaattattattattttttcctgaaAAAAACAGTAGGGTGGTAAGATGCATACTTTtgtactgataaaaaaaaaagatgcatgCTTTTGTTGTCAGATAAATCTCAATTATGAGAATAATGCTATTAATGTGTAAAACACTACTgagttttgaaaatatttattttattgtaatttttaattataatataatttatgtagGGAGAGATCCAAATATTtcaagattgatttttttagagtTATTCTTCCttctcataatttatttttttaagatttaatgattttagtaagtaattaattttaattattagattttaagaaaataaatgataaggATGAGAAAAaagagttatttttaaaataagtggattctttcttatttatgtattttaaaagaatttatttattataaattttagttatataggAAAACAAACATTTATCTTGTATATTACATAAACTAGAATACTAATTATCAGTATTTTATGAATATGCTTGTGAGAAAAAGGTAAACATGAACAAAATTAAAGTTATCGTTTAGCCAAAATGTGCTAGTTACCCGTAACAAGATGATTCATGAAATGGTGGGAGTAAAGATAATTGAGGTCCATGACAAATATCTTGGGTTACCCACAAATGTGAGTAGgtctaagaaaattattttctccGAGTCCGAAATAGAATTTGGAATAAAAAAGGAGTGAAAGGTTGGAACGAGAAAACTTTATCCACAGCTTATAAAGATACTTTTAAAGaaaagggtgttgctaggtgcaccctatattgctggtgcactcagcattttttaaaaatgtcaaaattgTTCTTGCGCTTTCTTCGCATTTGTGATGAGTATGCGTGAAGGTGGTCTATAAATCGTACAGATCAAGTTAATTCGTAAGGTTGATACAGATCAAGCTAATCCGTAAGGTtgatacagatcaagttgatccgtatgttaATATTAAGTGCATACAGATCAACTTAATCCGTAAAAAATTTACAGATCAAGAATATTTCAATCTTTTTCCCTTAAGTGCTGAGTGCACTAACAATAAAGCTGAGTGCACCTATCAAAGGAAAATGTTAGGCAAACCACTAATACTGGTTGACCTTCATCACCCTTCagttggaataaaaaaatattatattatttgataatttttaataaaaatataaataatagtaaAGAAAAGCGAGTGACAGTTCCAAAAATTGAAAAGtcccaaaaattaaattaaatgaaaagagGGTAAAAGGGGAAAAGTTCCAAATATCCCTAAATTGTTTTCTCCTGCTTGCCTCCTTTCTTGTTCTTCTCCCGCTTCTCTCATCTCTCCGACATCTCGATAGTACCAGTGTGAAGGTCATTTGTGACGCATGCCTCCTCTTCCGCTTCTCCGTTATATCCTTTGCATTGGCGTAGAGGTGATTTGTGATGAGGCTCGCACTTGCTTTGCTTTTCCCATCTCTCTGACATCTCGTTAGCACCAGTGTGGAGGTCATTTATGATGAGGTATGTGCTTGCCCCATCTAGAGTTCCAAAAATCCTCAATACTAATCAACAAAATTTtgttcctaaaaaaatatttaaaatatacttatttttgtTCCATACCTGTTTACCCCAGAAAGTGCCATCTTCATATTCATAATTAGTAACTTGGGTTACTGCCTTAATAAAGTTGGAAGGAGTGATATCATTAGCAGAATATGCACTCCCTCCCAAAGCTTGAGTTGCCTTAGAGAGGCTTGGTGGGTGAATGATTGAGTAACAAGCTCACACCACACAATCCTTTGATTCCTTTATCAAGGGGCACTTCATTGTTATTATATCTAAAGCATTAAACAAGTGTCACGCATTCATGCTTTATAATTTGGAATTTATGTGTTCAGTTTTTCATTGAGTTTCATAGAAGATGGAGAAACTAGCTGATAATGGTGTTAATAGAACTCAACTAGTTATGTTAGGTTCACCAACATATCAAATGAAAGACCTCAATTTATATATGCTTTTGATATATCTTGATTGATCTGTGATGATTATATGCTTGTCATCTATATGAACTTAATAATCTTGTCAATTTGGACAAGAAAATGTTTTtgatttgttctataattttgGTGTTGCAAGCAAGAATAAAGGTGCACAAAATCCTTCAAGTGTACCTGTAAGCAATTTGTGAAtccttcaattttttctttaaaagtttattattattattatgttggtACTTCTAATAGAAGTCACTTTCATAATGATGCTTATTTGAAGATTAATTCCCCTCTACCAAGGGGTGGACTGTAGGGCTTCTATGCTAActgtttttttgttataattgtttTGGAGTTTTAATTCTTTACTTGGTTTGAGGTTAgcaattataatattttgtcaACCATTTGTGAAGATATTTTAACAATGGAAAATAGATAACATTCATTAAgatacatttcaaaaaaattgtagTTTACTTTCCTCTTTAATATCCTATTATTATAGTTACccatatttttctttccaacATTTTCTTGCAGTAAAAATATCTAGAttgaaacattttattttgaaatcttTCTCTCCATTTCGTGATATGATTATGTAGGTGATGCATCCCTTAAACATTCTAGAACTGGTTCGGTTGAGCATCATTACTCAACATCAATCACTTCAAATGAGTCAACCTTTGTTGAAATTGTCCATCCAAAAGGTTCAATTGTTACATTTGTAATTAAGAATAATTTGACCCATTGTTTTAGAATGATGTCATCTATACTATCTGGTACAAAAAGTACAAGTGATTTGATGAACAAAGTGTAGAATGTTGTGTAGGATTCCATAGATTTTTCGATAGAGAAACAATTATTGGCTGGAAATTGGATAATCAAtgagggagagaaaaaaaatgcttcaaTGGACATATTAAAGACATATATGATaaagaattaaagataataattccttgagtttttgttttaaaatcagGTCCTTCCAGAATAAAATCTAGCAAAATCATAGACTTACTTAATTGTGTATAATGAATATAACAATAGAAATATCCATCAGGAAAGGTTGTTCCTTATCAATATGGAAGGTATACTGTCGATGACTCAATTATTTGAAGGCTAGTTGCTTATTGATATGGTCAAACTTCCAACTTGCATAATTTTCTTTGTTTCGTATTGAATTATATGTCTACTTGTAAACTTGTATTTTAGTAGCTTACCCTAACTGTCCAAGATAAATGAAGATAAACATTTGGGCACTTATGTATTCCAtcaattcatttctttttcacttttgtaAATCATACGAATGAAATACTATTGAAGCTATGTaattattaagtatttattatgaGAAGCTTTCCAAATATGAAAGTTCTCCATTAGCAGTTGCTACTACAACTGAATCAATTGTTAAagctatagaaactaaaaatagtaCCATTGTGAAACCTTTTGAAAGGGAACCTGAATTTCTTACTGCTATAACTGCAGGGTCTCAAGTCCTTGAGGAGTTATAGAAAGATGTAGACAAGATGCTATGAATTGTGGTTCAACTTGCTCTTGAAAATAGTAAAGCTTAGAATAACATTTTTTGCTTGTATGAAGTGATTCCTTTCTTGTactaaaaaacaagaaacaacttagtttctttcaaatcttcACACCTTTTGATTCCTTCTTAGGTTCCTTTTgtactaaaaaataagaaacaactTAATATTCTTTTTGATTCCACCATATGGTGTgcctaaatttaaaacaatagtaAGAGTTAACATGTTCATTATACACTTATCATATACTACTTAGGATCATCAATTTTTGTAGTTTCTAATAAAAGTTTGGatgtaaaatgaaatataatagaATGTAACAACTTAAGTTACTAATATAACCTTAACTTTTATGCACAACTAACTAGTAAATGTAGCTTGCATGATTTCCTTGGTACAAGTAAAATTATTCCCTTAGATGACATGTTACATAATTTGCTCATACAAGTTTAGTCTTTCAATCACGAGCTAAAGAAAATCTTGTTCACATGTGACTTTTGAGTAATATTAGAAGGGTTAGAGTTAATCACAAATGGTAAAAGGTTAACCAAACATTTATGATAAACTTAACCATTTTATTCATATCATGAATACAAATTTTCATTGTATGGTgcctaaatttaaaacaataataagagTTAACATGCGCATTATACACTTATCAAATCATTTAGGATTACCATTTTTTgtagtttctaataaaattttaaatataaaatgaaatctaatcgAATGTAACCACTTAAGTTACTAATGTAACCTTAACTTTGTACATAACTAACCAGTAAATTTAGCTCTCGTGATCCCTATATGATAGAAATTGAATTATTCTCATATGACATAACACATGTTTTCTTCAAATAAGTTTGGTCCTTGATGCATAAGACAAACAAATTCTTGTTCACATGTGACTTCTGGGTAATAATATTAGAAAGGCTACAATTAACCGCCAATGATAAAAGGATAACATGTATTTATTATAGACTTAACCACTTTATTCATATCACAAATACAAATTTTCATCATATGACGTgcctaaatttaaaacaattacaaGAGTTAACATGTGCATTATACACTTATCAAATCatttagaataataatttttgtagtttctaataaaagtttagatGTAAAATGAAATTCTATCCTTTGTATCCACTTAAGTTATTGAAGTAACCTTAATTTTGGACATAAATAACCAGTAAAAGTAGCTCTTATGATTTCCTTGGTACAGGTAAAATTCTTCTCTAAGATGACATGACACACACTTTTATCAAACAAGTTTAGTGTTTCAGGCATG contains:
- the BZIP70 gene encoding ABSCISIC ACID-INSENSITIVE 5-like protein 2; the protein is MGTQTMGTHGGGGDSNGKQSPLQPLVRQNSMYSLTLDEVQNQLGDLGKPLTSMNIDELLKNVWTAEASQTIGMDNEGTAQASQASLQRQASLSLTGALSKKTVDEVWRDIQQNKIVGEKKFQDRHPTLGEMTLEDFLVKAGVVAGASSNRTNTSTIAGVDSNVAVPQFPSQAQWIQYPQAQYQHPPQSLMGMYMPSQGMVQPLHMGAGASLDVSFADNQMAMPSSLMGTMSDTQTPGRKKSTSEDMIEKTVERRQKRMIKNRESAARSRARKQAYTNELENKVSRLEEENERLRKRKELEQMLSCAPPPEPKYQLRRIASAPF
- the BZIP70 gene encoding ABSCISIC ACID-INSENSITIVE 5-like protein 2 isoform X1 translates to MGTQTMGTHGGGGDSNGKQSPLQPLVRQNSMYSLTLDEVQNQLGDLGKPLTSMNIDELLKNVWTAEASQTIGMDNEGTAQASQASLQRQASLSLTGALSKKTVDEVWRDIQQNKIVGEKKFQDRHPTLGEMTLEDFLVKAGVVAGASSNRTNTSTIAGVDSNVAVPQFPSQAQWIQYPQAQYQHPPQSLMGMYMPSQDTQTPGRKKSTSEDMIEKTVERRQKRMIKNRESAARSRARKQAYTNELENKVSRLEEENERLRKRKELEQMLSCAPPPEPKYQLRRIASAPF